From the Rhodoferax sp. WC2427 genome, one window contains:
- a CDS encoding tetratricopeptide repeat protein — MEPRPDDLSTSQALVIDSHATSRSILVAQLREFGLGKVVQCVNTTAARKLLEQERFDVVLCEHAFESRGFSGQDLVDDLRRNQLLPFSTVFIMVTAEATYAKVADAAESALDGYLLKPHSANSLGERLYQARTRKLSLREIFEAIDNGNFDQAARLCLQRFAAKGPFWLYAARMGADLLLRTGQFEGALTLLNAVIAAKPMLWARLGIARTLLESGQASKAASALEKLLAENPDYADAFDMLGRAQFELGKHPQALEAYQSAAQLSPHSITRAQNFGMLMAYVGDRKQAEQLLERTVRMGMDSKMLDCQALVLLAVLRLESGDKKALLRCQEDFKRVAARSADPLRTERQAATIAALVQVQEQQYPAAVDTAKMLAGQLTTPEFDFEAATNLLALACVLAQRRVSIDKIEASIDALGMRFCTTRALSELLITAAAAHPAHAERIRACNAQITKITESAISLSLHGDPRGAVDNLLAHGHTTLNARLIDTAFLVLQRYGDTMEGGASRMAHVQDLRSRFAPAHGRSVLGEPQRPAGALMLRTGGGAKARALPGWQPAEPPIPRHAFLPPGLLPSDPP; from the coding sequence GTGGAACCCCGTCCCGACGATCTCTCCACCAGCCAGGCGCTGGTGATCGACAGCCACGCCACCTCCCGCTCCATCCTGGTGGCACAGCTGCGGGAGTTCGGCCTGGGCAAGGTGGTGCAGTGCGTCAACACCACCGCCGCGCGCAAGCTGCTGGAGCAAGAGCGCTTTGACGTGGTGCTGTGCGAGCACGCGTTTGAAAGCCGGGGCTTCTCCGGGCAAGACCTGGTGGACGACCTGCGGCGCAACCAGCTGTTGCCGTTTTCCACCGTATTCATCATGGTCACCGCCGAAGCCACCTACGCCAAGGTGGCCGATGCCGCCGAATCGGCGCTGGACGGCTATCTGCTCAAACCCCACAGCGCCAACAGCCTGGGCGAGCGGCTGTACCAGGCACGCACCCGCAAGCTGTCGCTGCGCGAGATCTTCGAGGCCATCGACAACGGCAACTTCGACCAGGCCGCCCGCCTGTGCCTGCAGCGCTTTGCCGCCAAAGGCCCGTTCTGGCTGTACGCGGCGCGCATGGGTGCCGATCTGCTGCTGCGCACCGGGCAGTTCGAGGGGGCGCTGACGCTGTTGAACGCGGTGATTGCGGCCAAACCCATGCTCTGGGCCCGGTTGGGCATCGCCCGCACCCTGCTGGAAAGCGGCCAGGCCTCCAAGGCCGCCAGCGCGCTGGAGAAGCTGCTGGCCGAGAACCCCGACTACGCCGACGCCTTCGACATGCTGGGCCGGGCCCAGTTTGAGCTGGGCAAGCACCCGCAGGCCCTGGAGGCCTACCAGAGCGCCGCCCAGCTCTCGCCCCACTCCATCACCCGGGCCCAGAACTTCGGCATGCTGATGGCCTACGTGGGCGACCGCAAACAGGCCGAGCAGCTGCTGGAACGCACCGTGCGCATGGGCATGGACTCGAAGATGCTGGATTGCCAGGCCCTGGTGCTGCTGGCCGTGTTGCGGCTGGAGTCCGGCGACAAAAAAGCCTTGCTGCGCTGCCAGGAGGATTTCAAACGCGTGGCCGCCCGCAGCGCCGACCCGCTGCGCACCGAGCGCCAGGCCGCCACCATCGCCGCCCTGGTGCAGGTGCAGGAGCAGCAGTACCCCGCAGCGGTGGACACCGCCAAGATGCTGGCCGGGCAGCTCACCACCCCCGAATTCGACTTTGAAGCCGCCACCAACCTGCTGGCCCTGGCCTGTGTGCTGGCGCAGCGGCGGGTGTCCATCGACAAGATCGAGGCCTCCATCGATGCGCTGGGCATGCGTTTTTGCACCACCCGGGCCTTGAGCGAGCTGCTCATCACCGCGGCGGCGGCCCACCCGGCCCATGCCGAACGCATCCGCGCCTGCAACGCCCAAATCACCAAGATCACCGAGAGCGCGATCTCGCTGAGCCTGCACGGCGACCCCCGAGGGGCGGTAGACAACCTGCTGGCCCACGGCCACACCACCCTGAACGCCCGGTTGATCGACACCGCCTTTTTGGTGCTGCAGCGCTACGGCGACACCATGGAGGGCGGTGCCAGCCGGATGGCCCACGTGCAGGACCTGCGCAGCCGCTTCGCCCCGGCCCATGGCCGCTCGGTACTGGGCGAGCCCCAGCGGCCTGCGGGCGCGCTGATGCTGCGCACCGGGGGTGGCGCCAAGGCCCGCGCCCTGCCCGGCTGGCAGCCAGCCGAGCCGCCCATTCCACGGCATGCATTTTTGCCACCGGGCCTTCTTCCTTCCGATCCACCCTGA
- a CDS encoding adenylate/guanylate cyclase domain-containing protein, whose product MKNDPRTEANSRLQALLARETGAPVSPAVQAELGAILDAALGSPDPASLPVVNREVTILVADLRGFIALTSSQPAGTIVTMLNLCLERMSEVIYRYQGVIDKFTGDSMTVLFGAPVQRPDDVMRAMACAVEMQLAMRLLNDQYQRGRMPELFMGIGLNTGSVIAGRFGSEAFSQYTVIGNQVSLASRIESFSLRGQVLISETTYQRCHGTVSATEPVEVFVAGKLVPVKVRELIAIPSLHLKVPRQEFRRSHRAEVRIPCSLQILEGTTVLPNAIKAHILDIGYHGVLVELDLPIEVGFDVKLNFDMTLVEYPVTDIYARVMKVKHEDGHLLAGLEFTALGAETNTKLQMFVQMLVGAG is encoded by the coding sequence ATGAAAAATGATCCGAGGACCGAGGCGAACAGTCGCCTGCAGGCGCTGCTGGCGCGAGAAACCGGTGCGCCGGTGTCGCCCGCCGTTCAGGCCGAGCTGGGGGCCATCCTGGATGCAGCCCTGGGCAGCCCGGACCCCGCCAGCCTGCCGGTGGTCAACCGCGAGGTGACCATTCTGGTGGCCGATCTGCGTGGTTTCATCGCGCTCACCTCGTCGCAGCCCGCCGGCACCATCGTGACCATGCTCAACCTGTGCCTGGAGCGCATGAGCGAGGTGATCTACCGCTACCAGGGGGTGATCGACAAGTTCACCGGCGACTCCATGACCGTGCTGTTTGGTGCGCCCGTGCAGCGGCCCGACGACGTGATGCGCGCCATGGCCTGCGCCGTGGAGATGCAGCTGGCCATGCGCCTGCTCAACGACCAGTACCAACGGGGCCGCATGCCCGAGCTGTTCATGGGCATCGGCCTGAACACCGGCTCGGTGATTGCAGGCCGCTTTGGATCAGAAGCGTTTTCGCAGTACACCGTGATCGGCAACCAGGTCAGCCTGGCCTCGCGTATCGAGTCCTTCAGCCTGCGCGGCCAGGTCCTCATCAGCGAAACCACCTACCAGCGCTGCCACGGCACGGTGTCGGCCACCGAGCCGGTGGAGGTGTTTGTGGCGGGCAAGCTGGTGCCGGTGAAGGTGCGCGAGCTGATCGCCATCCCCAGCCTGCACCTGAAGGTGCCGCGCCAGGAGTTCCGCCGCAGCCACCGGGCCGAGGTCCGCATCCCCTGCAGCCTGCAGATCCTGGAGGGCACCACCGTGCTGCCCAACGCCATCAAGGCGCATATCCTGGACATCGGCTACCACGGCGTGCTGGTGGAGCTGGACCTGCCCATCGAGGTGGGTTTTGACGTGAAGCTGAACTTCGACATGACCCTGGTGGAATACCCGGTGACCGATATCTACGCCCGGGTGATGAAGGTCAAGCACGAAGACGGCCACCTGCTGGCCGGCCTGGAGTTCACCGCCCTGGGTGCCGAGACCAACACCAAGCTGCAGATGTTTGTGCAGATGCTGGTGGGTGCGGGCTAG
- a CDS encoding phasin family protein has protein sequence MTDLQRRQMAITTENACAVFRNIEATRSVQQQTAQKSLSQHELAAQQLQKPCEPGELLAIQSNLLQSMVQGAMQYWQQLGAIALKSQVDLMEGSKHILTPVAEDPLKPILQAWQNSLAHTFNGDEQRASTTH, from the coding sequence TTGACCGACCTCCAACGGCGGCAAATGGCTATCACTACCGAGAATGCATGTGCCGTTTTCCGCAATATTGAAGCGACCCGCTCCGTGCAGCAACAAACCGCCCAGAAGTCTCTGTCGCAACACGAATTGGCCGCACAACAGCTACAAAAACCCTGCGAACCTGGTGAGTTGCTGGCCATCCAATCCAACTTACTGCAGTCCATGGTGCAAGGTGCGATGCAGTACTGGCAGCAGCTGGGCGCCATTGCGCTGAAATCGCAGGTGGATCTGATGGAAGGTAGCAAACACATCCTGACGCCCGTGGCCGAAGACCCGCTCAAACCCATATTGCAGGCTTGGCAGAACTCCCTGGCCCACACGTTCAACGGTGACGAACAGCGCGCCAGCACCACCCACTGA
- a CDS encoding EamA family transporter, whose protein sequence is MPTSLPLRHFLLALAVVAVWGSNFVVIKVALVHFPPLLLAALRFALALLPAVLFLPRPAASWRNLAAYGLLIGVGQFGLLYMAMQGHISPGLASLVVQVQVFFTIGLAMRTTHERVQAFQWCALLLAVAGIAVIVLHTDGSTTPLGLAMVVGAALSWAGGNTASRQAGKVDMLAYVVWSSAFAVPPLLLLSLVLEGSGAWRTAISQADLPSWLALAWQAWGNSLFGYAAWGWLLARHPAATITPTALLVPVFGMGASAWWLGEPLPAWKLVAAALVMLGLVLNLLWPRLRSR, encoded by the coding sequence ATGCCCACGTCCCTCCCCCTGCGCCACTTTTTACTTGCCTTGGCCGTGGTGGCCGTGTGGGGGAGCAACTTTGTGGTGATCAAGGTGGCGCTGGTGCATTTTCCGCCGCTGCTATTGGCCGCTTTGCGGTTTGCGCTGGCGCTGCTGCCGGCGGTGCTGTTTCTGCCGCGCCCGGCGGCCAGCTGGCGCAACCTGGCGGCATATGGGCTGCTGATTGGCGTGGGGCAGTTCGGCCTGCTGTACATGGCCATGCAGGGGCATATCTCGCCGGGGCTGGCATCGCTGGTGGTGCAGGTGCAGGTGTTTTTCACCATCGGCCTGGCGATGCGGACCACGCACGAGCGGGTGCAGGCCTTCCAGTGGTGCGCGCTGCTGCTGGCGGTGGCGGGCATTGCGGTGATCGTGCTGCACACCGACGGCAGCACCACGCCGCTGGGGCTGGCGATGGTGGTGGGCGCGGCGCTGTCGTGGGCGGGTGGCAACACGGCTTCACGCCAGGCGGGCAAGGTGGACATGCTGGCCTACGTGGTCTGGTCCAGCGCGTTCGCGGTACCGCCGTTGCTGCTGCTGTCGCTGGTGCTGGAAGGCTCCGGCGCCTGGCGCACCGCCATCAGCCAGGCCGATCTGCCCAGCTGGCTGGCGCTGGCCTGGCAGGCCTGGGGCAACAGCCTGTTTGGCTACGCCGCCTGGGGCTGGCTGCTGGCCCGCCACCCGGCGGCCACCATCACGCCCACGGCCTTGCTGGTGCCGGTGTTTGGCATGGGCGCTTCGGCCTGGTGGTTGGGTGAGCCGCTGCCCGCGTGGAAGCTGGTGGCGGCGGCGCTGGTGATGCTGGGCCTGGTGCTGAACCTGCTGTGGCCGCGTTTACGGTCGCGGTAA
- the alaC gene encoding alanine transaminase, with translation MAASPAGKRRFARIDRLPPYVFNITAELKLAARRRGEDIIDMSMGNPDGATPAHIVAKLTEVAQRPDTHGYSASKGIPRLRRAISKWYQDRYAVDIDPDSEAIVTIGSKEGLAHLMLATLDRGDTVLVPDPSYPIHIYGAVIAGADIRSVPMAEGVDFFGELEKAIRGSYPKPKMMVLGFPSNPTAQCVELPFFEKVVALAKKHDIFVVHDLAYADITFDGWKAPSIMQVPGAKDIAVEFFTLSKSYNMAGWRIGFMVGNPDLVAALARIKSYHDYGTFTPLQVAAIAALEGDQSCVAEIAATYQSRRDVLYKGLMEAGWQVDCPKASMYIWARIPPHYAALGSLEFATQLLAKAKVSVSPGIGFGDHGDGHVRFALIENEARIRQAVRGIKAMFKADGVSAA, from the coding sequence ATGGCTGCATCCCCCGCAGGCAAGCGCCGTTTTGCGCGCATTGACCGGCTTCCCCCCTACGTCTTCAACATCACGGCCGAACTCAAGCTGGCCGCGCGCCGCCGCGGCGAAGACATCATCGACATGAGCATGGGCAACCCCGACGGGGCCACCCCGGCCCACATCGTCGCCAAGCTCACCGAGGTCGCGCAGCGGCCCGACACCCACGGCTATTCGGCCAGCAAGGGCATTCCGCGCCTGCGCCGCGCCATCAGCAAGTGGTACCAGGACCGGTATGCGGTCGACATCGACCCCGACAGCGAGGCCATCGTCACCATCGGCTCCAAGGAAGGCCTGGCGCACCTGATGCTGGCCACGCTGGACCGCGGCGACACCGTGCTGGTGCCCGACCCCAGCTACCCCATCCACATCTACGGCGCGGTGATTGCCGGGGCCGACATCCGCAGCGTGCCCATGGCCGAGGGTGTGGACTTCTTCGGCGAGCTGGAAAAAGCCATCCGCGGCAGCTACCCCAAGCCCAAGATGATGGTGCTGGGCTTTCCCAGCAACCCCACGGCACAGTGCGTGGAGCTGCCGTTCTTCGAAAAAGTGGTGGCCCTGGCCAAGAAGCACGACATCTTCGTGGTGCACGACCTGGCCTATGCCGACATCACCTTCGACGGCTGGAAGGCCCCCAGCATCATGCAGGTGCCGGGTGCCAAGGACATTGCGGTGGAGTTCTTCACCCTGAGCAAAAGCTACAACATGGCGGGCTGGCGCATCGGCTTCATGGTGGGCAACCCCGACCTGGTGGCGGCCCTGGCGCGCATCAAGAGCTACCACGACTATGGCACCTTCACGCCGCTGCAGGTGGCCGCCATCGCCGCGCTGGAGGGCGACCAAAGCTGCGTGGCCGAGATTGCCGCCACCTACCAAAGCCGCCGCGACGTGCTCTACAAGGGCCTGATGGAGGCCGGTTGGCAGGTCGATTGCCCCAAGGCCAGCATGTACATCTGGGCGCGCATCCCGCCGCACTACGCGGCGCTGGGCTCGCTGGAATTTGCCACCCAGCTGCTGGCCAAGGCCAAGGTGTCGGTGTCGCCCGGCATCGGCTTTGGCGACCACGGTGACGGCCATGTGCGCTTTGCCCTGATCGAAAACGAGGCCCGCATCCGCCAGGCGGTGCGCGGCATCAAGGCCATGTTCAAGGCCGATGGGGTGTCTGCGGCGTGA
- a CDS encoding SDR family NAD(P)-dependent oxidoreductase yields the protein MQDVMAAVAHSTAVHALVTGATGGIGQGICFALLAQAQKDGVPIHISAAASQPGARLDALVQALRDAGASAYGVAGDITEPAQCADLVAQAQAGGGDLTALVCNAGASGPGRLADLPVAQWDRTFQLNTRSAWLLAQAAYPALARTRGSITAIASMSGLTPHPGYGAYSAAKAALVMLCRQLAQEWAVDGIRVNTVCPGMVRTPLTEAVYLDAATLQQRQALVPLGRIGQAEDVGAAVAFFTSAAAAYVTGQNLLVDGGISDHMLGLIPGRPGQPPVGSR from the coding sequence GTGCAAGATGTGATGGCAGCGGTGGCCCACTCCACCGCGGTGCACGCCCTGGTCACCGGTGCCACCGGTGGCATCGGCCAGGGCATCTGCTTCGCACTGCTGGCCCAGGCGCAGAAGGACGGCGTCCCCATCCACATCAGCGCGGCGGCCTCGCAACCCGGCGCACGGCTGGACGCGCTGGTGCAGGCCTTGCGCGATGCCGGGGCCAGCGCCTACGGCGTGGCAGGCGACATCACCGAGCCCGCGCAATGCGCCGACCTGGTGGCGCAGGCCCAGGCGGGCGGCGGCGACCTGACGGCCCTGGTGTGTAATGCCGGGGCCTCCGGCCCGGGCCGCCTGGCCGACCTGCCGGTGGCGCAGTGGGACCGCACCTTCCAGCTCAACACCCGCTCGGCCTGGCTGCTGGCCCAGGCGGCCTACCCGGCGCTGGCACGCACCCGCGGCAGCATCACCGCCATCGCGTCCATGTCAGGGCTGACACCACACCCCGGCTACGGCGCGTATTCGGCGGCCAAGGCTGCGCTGGTGATGCTGTGCCGCCAGCTGGCGCAGGAATGGGCGGTGGACGGCATCCGCGTCAACACGGTGTGCCCTGGCATGGTCCGCACGCCGCTGACCGAAGCCGTCTACCTGGACGCGGCCACGCTGCAGCAGCGCCAGGCCCTGGTGCCCCTGGGCCGCATCGGCCAGGCCGAGGATGTGGGCGCGGCGGTGGCGTTCTTCACCAGCGCGGCCGCCGCGTACGTCACCGGCCAGAACCTGCTGGTGGACGGCGGCATCTCGGACCACATGCTGGGCCTGATTCCGGGGCGGCCCGGCCAGCCGCCGGTGGGCAGCCGCTGA
- a CDS encoding urease accessory protein UreD: MSWHAQLDLNYRLEAARSVARHQHKGPLRILQSLYPEGDAICHNVLVHPPGGLVGGDTLDITVQVESGAHGLITTPGATRFYRSAGELALQNTQIQVAAGGRLEWLPTEAICYHQCHAENRVRFQLAPGAELIGWDVTAFGLPQANQPFAQGRLVQHLELPGVWLERGCIDARDSRLMDSPLGLAGYKCMASLFFLAGSKLDKHRQAAALDVARQVIDAHSLHRTAGATSPDGQVVVVRVLAPLVEPAMDLVKQVWAAWRAHFWGLSATRPRIWAM; the protein is encoded by the coding sequence ATGTCCTGGCACGCCCAACTTGACCTGAACTACCGCCTCGAAGCCGCCCGCAGCGTGGCCCGCCACCAGCACAAAGGCCCGCTGCGCATCCTGCAAAGCCTGTACCCCGAGGGCGACGCCATCTGCCACAACGTGCTGGTGCACCCACCCGGCGGGCTGGTCGGCGGCGACACGCTGGACATCACCGTGCAGGTGGAGTCCGGTGCCCACGGCCTGATCACCACGCCTGGAGCCACGCGTTTTTACCGTTCGGCGGGCGAACTGGCGCTGCAAAACACCCAGATCCAGGTCGCCGCTGGCGGGCGGCTGGAGTGGTTGCCCACCGAGGCGATTTGCTACCACCAGTGCCATGCCGAAAACCGGGTCCGCTTCCAACTGGCGCCCGGCGCGGAACTGATCGGCTGGGACGTGACCGCCTTCGGCCTGCCGCAGGCGAACCAGCCGTTTGCCCAGGGCCGCTTGGTGCAGCACCTGGAGCTGCCCGGCGTGTGGCTGGAGCGCGGCTGCATCGATGCGCGGGATAGCCGCCTGATGGACAGCCCGCTGGGCCTGGCGGGCTACAAGTGCATGGCTTCGTTGTTCTTTCTGGCGGGCAGCAAGTTGGACAAGCACCGGCAGGCGGCGGCGCTGGATGTGGCCCGGCAGGTGATCGACGCCCACAGCCTGCACCGTACGGCTGGCGCCACCAGCCCCGACGGCCAGGTGGTGGTGGTGCGGGTGCTGGCCCCGCTGGTCGAGCCCGCGATGGACCTGGTCAAACAGGTGTGGGCGGCGTGGCGGGCGCACTTCTGGGGCTTGTCGGCCACCCGCCCCCGCATCTGGGCAATGTAG
- a CDS encoding flagellar basal body protein — MNITSSTASIALSGLQSAQTRLQVSAHNIANSQTEGFQPLQVAQSTQTGGGASTQITRSSQPGTGLEADVVAQLQAKNAFLANLSVFKTQDAVLGTLLNAQA, encoded by the coding sequence ATGAACATCACTTCCTCCACCGCTTCGATCGCCCTGTCGGGCCTGCAGTCGGCGCAAACGCGGCTGCAGGTGTCGGCCCACAACATCGCCAACAGCCAGACCGAAGGGTTTCAGCCGCTGCAGGTCGCGCAGAGCACCCAGACCGGCGGCGGTGCCAGCACCCAGATCACCCGCTCCAGCCAGCCCGGCACGGGGCTGGAGGCCGACGTGGTGGCCCAGTTGCAGGCCAAGAACGCATTTTTGGCCAACCTCAGCGTATTCAAAACCCAGGATGCGGTGCTGGGAACGCTGCTCAACGCGCAAGCCTGA
- a CDS encoding DUF6629 family protein, with amino-acid sequence MCFSATASFTASVFLAGVGSVTWTQARTPGERPFAAIPLLFALQQAIEGVIWLTFRYQAPALNVGLTYAYVFFSHVLWPVFVPVAVLLLEPPGRRRRTLVVFVLAGSVASAWLLYQVLVYGVVSQPLGQHIAYLAPHFFAVVTMLLYVVSTTVSLLLSTQRMARVFGGLALLSLAVAYGVYSTWFISVWCYLAAMLSGVVLLHFKGQALLQRWGQHHPLGS; translated from the coding sequence ATGTGCTTTTCCGCCACCGCCAGCTTCACGGCCAGCGTGTTTCTGGCGGGTGTGGGCTCCGTCACCTGGACGCAGGCACGCACGCCCGGCGAGCGGCCGTTTGCGGCCATTCCGTTGTTGTTTGCGCTGCAGCAGGCGATCGAGGGCGTGATTTGGCTCACCTTCCGCTACCAGGCGCCTGCGCTGAATGTGGGGCTCACCTACGCCTACGTGTTTTTTTCGCACGTGCTGTGGCCAGTGTTTGTGCCGGTGGCCGTGTTGCTGCTGGAGCCACCGGGTCGCCGGCGCCGGACGCTGGTGGTTTTCGTGCTGGCGGGCAGCGTGGCAAGCGCCTGGCTGCTGTACCAGGTGCTGGTCTACGGCGTGGTGTCCCAGCCCTTGGGTCAGCACATTGCCTACCTGGCACCGCATTTTTTTGCCGTGGTGACCATGCTGCTGTACGTGGTGTCCACCACCGTCAGCCTGTTGCTGTCCACGCAGCGCATGGCCCGGGTATTCGGGGGGCTGGCGCTGCTATCGCTGGCGGTGGCCTATGGGGTGTACAGCACCTGGTTCATCTCGGTCTGGTGTTACCTGGCGGCCATGTTGAGCGGCGTCGTGTTGCTGCATTTCAAGGGGCAGGCCTTGTTGCAGCGTTGGGGGCAACACCACCCTTTGGGCTCGTAA
- a CDS encoding ABC transporter substrate-binding protein, with the protein MFTKNRILAALALTAALPLAALAQGKEPVKIGLVSSKSGVFAQQGEEVMRAVQFAIDEANAKGGVDGRKVEVQTADDEGTPDAGRRVAEKLARDGYNLLIGAIPSSISLALAQNLERWDAAYFAVASKSDKLTGDTCRPRSFRTNHSDAMDMAMIGQWAKGFKEKSFAVLAADYVWGRDSGESFKKAVEAQGKTVPLSLYVPMGTKDFSPYIAQLKASNVEAIWVAETGRDAIAFAKQAQEFGLIPAKKLIGHSLILNFMIEGSGEALKDTIGTIPYAVDIDTPRNKAFVTAWKAKFNRLPSDNEGGAYNGTQVIFEGVKKAGSVKPGDVSKALRGAQIDSIYGDVTMRAQDNQLVLPNYVGRAKVADGVLRAVIEQRFDPSLTPAPSPLCKM; encoded by the coding sequence ATGTTCACAAAAAACCGCATCCTCGCCGCCCTGGCACTCACCGCCGCCCTGCCCCTGGCCGCCTTGGCCCAGGGCAAGGAGCCCGTCAAGATCGGCCTGGTGTCGTCCAAGTCGGGCGTGTTTGCCCAGCAGGGCGAAGAAGTCATGCGCGCCGTGCAGTTCGCCATCGACGAGGCCAACGCCAAAGGCGGGGTGGATGGCCGCAAGGTCGAGGTGCAGACGGCCGACGACGAAGGCACGCCCGACGCGGGCCGCCGCGTGGCCGAAAAACTGGCGCGCGACGGCTACAACCTGCTGATCGGGGCGATTCCCTCGTCCATCTCGCTGGCGCTGGCGCAGAATCTGGAGCGCTGGGACGCGGCCTACTTTGCCGTGGCCAGCAAGTCCGACAAGCTGACCGGCGACACCTGCCGCCCGCGCAGCTTCCGCACCAACCATTCCGACGCGATGGACATGGCCATGATCGGCCAGTGGGCCAAGGGCTTCAAGGAAAAGTCGTTTGCCGTGCTGGCCGCCGACTACGTCTGGGGCCGTGACTCGGGCGAATCCTTCAAGAAAGCCGTGGAAGCCCAGGGCAAGACCGTGCCGCTGAGCCTGTACGTGCCGATGGGCACCAAGGACTTCTCGCCCTACATCGCCCAGCTCAAGGCTTCTAATGTGGAAGCCATCTGGGTGGCGGAAACCGGCCGCGACGCCATCGCGTTTGCCAAGCAGGCGCAGGAGTTCGGCCTGATCCCGGCGAAAAAGCTGATCGGCCACTCGCTGATCCTGAACTTCATGATCGAAGGCTCGGGCGAAGCGCTGAAGGACACCATCGGCACCATCCCCTACGCCGTGGACATCGACACACCGCGCAACAAGGCTTTTGTGACCGCCTGGAAGGCCAAGTTCAACCGCCTGCCGTCCGACAACGAAGGCGGGGCCTACAACGGCACCCAGGTGATTTTTGAAGGCGTGAAGAAGGCCGGCAGCGTCAAGCCTGGCGATGTCAGCAAGGCCCTGCGCGGTGCCCAGATCGACTCCATCTACGGCGACGTGACCATGCGCGCGCAAGACAACCAGCTGGTGCTGCCCAACTACGTGGGCCGCGCCAAGGTGGCCGACGGTGTGCTGCGCGCGGTGATCGAGCAGCGCTTCGACCCGTCGCTGACGCCCGCACCCTCGCCCCTGTGCAAGATGTGA